The following coding sequences are from one Capsicum annuum cultivar UCD-10X-F1 chromosome 3, UCD10Xv1.1, whole genome shotgun sequence window:
- the LOC124896655 gene encoding uncharacterized protein LOC124896655 — protein MVDEESGRFIYSFMVFGASIHGYALMRKIVAVDGMHFFAYCVVDKENDASWGFFFEKLKAFIVDEPELCVIVDRYVSIAKGPARYYPLVHHGICMRYLDENLRTNHHCSNSLYLYYHAAKAYMLEEFKDYFNALKERCPKAAACLEHEVGFEKWIRVHFLGNRFNIMTSNIFESLNSMLHDEREYSVSTIFNSIAHRFGEIFRKRYAEVDNLKTTFIPVTEVILRENMTEGDKLYVNNINGSTNKFTVLSYDRSAKVNLSRWSCSCRKYNLVKLPCVHAMAALRLKHGDEYDTNIYNYSSQIYSK, from the exons ATGGTCGATGAGGAGTCTGGAAGGTTTATTTACTCCTTTATGGTGTTTGGGGCTTCCATCCATGGATATGCACTCATGAGAAAGATTGTTGCCGTTGATGGAATGCATTTTTTCG CGTATTGTGTGGTGGATAAGGAGAACGATGCGTCGTGGGGCTTCttctttgagaagcttaaggcCTTTATCGTCGACGAACCAGAGCTGTGTGTTATCGTCGATAGATACGTAAGCATAGCCAAGGGCCCCGCAAGGTATTATCCACTTGTGCATCACGGTATTTGTATGAGGTATCTCGATGAAAATCTCCGAACAAATCACCATTGTTCCAATTCTCTTTATTTGTACTACCATGCAGCCAAGGCGTACATGTTGGAAGAATTTAAGGACTACTTCAACGCCCTTAAAGAAAGATGCCCTAAAGCAGCAGCTTGCCTCGAGCATGAAGTTGGATTTGAAAAGTGGATTCGGGTTCACTTTCTAGGTAATCGATTCAACATCATGACCTCAAATATTTTCGAGTCGCTCAACTCAATGTTGCACGACGAAAGAGAGTATTCAGTGTCGACCATTTTTAATTCAATtgcacataggtttggagaaatatttaggAAGAGGTATGCGGAGGTGGACAATTTAAAGACAACATTCATTCCCGTAACTGAGGTGATCTTGAGGGAAAACATGACCGAAGGGGATAAATTATATGTGAACAACATAAATGGAAGCACAAACAAATTCACCGTGCTTAGTTACGATCGTTCCGCCAAAGTTAATCTTTCAAGATGGTCATGTTCTTGTAGAAAGTATAACTTGGTGAAATTGCCATGCGTTCATGCAATGGCAGCGTTGCGTTTGAAGCACGGGGACGAATACGACACTAACATTTACAACTACTCTTCGCAAATATATTCGAAATAG